CCTTGCTGTCGCAATGCTCCATCACGATGATGAGTTGCTTGGCACCCGAGATGAGGTCCATCGCACCGCCGATGCCGCCGTGGCGCGCGTCGCTCGTGCTCCAGTTGGCGACATTGGCGTACTGATCGACCTCGTAAGCACCGAGGATCACGCTGTCGATCTTGCCCCCGCGCGCCATTTCGAACGAGCTCACGCTGTCGAAGAACGAGGCGCCGGGGTTCAGCGCCACGAACTGGCCGCTCGCGTTGTAGATGTCCAGATCGATGTCGTCGCCCGAGACCATCTTGCCGTAGCCGAGCACGCCGTTCTCGGCGTGCAGGATCACGTCCCGGCCTTCGAGGAAATTCGACACCTGGGTCGGGATGCCGGTGCCGAGATTGACGTAGCTGCCTTCTTTGACCAGCCCCGCGGCGCGCTTGCCGATACCGGCGCGGGTGAGGGCGGGCTTGCCGTTGTAATTCTTCGCCGTGTCCGGCGCTCGGCGCGGTGTGCGCCGCAGCGCCTCGGTGTCCATCGGCACGGTGGCCTTCACCACGCGCGAGACGAAGATGCCGGGCAAGTTGATGAGCTCAGGCGCGATGGTCCCGGTGTCGACAATCTCGTCCACCTCTACGATGGCGAATCGCGCCGCCTTGGCGAAGCTCGGATTGAAGTTGAGGCTGCCGCCGCGGAACTGGACGTTCCCGACCCGATCGGCCCGATAGCCGCGTAACAGCGCGTAGTCAACCTGTATGCCGCTTTCGAGGACGTATTGCTTGCCGCCGAACTCGCGGATCTCCTTGCCCTCGGTGAGCAGGGTCCCGACGCTCGTGGGCGTATAGAAAGCCGGAATGCCCGAGCCGCCCGCGCGGCAGCGCTCGACCAGCGTGCCTTGCGGCACCAGCTCGACCTCCATGGTGCCGGCCGATATCTGCTCCTCGCTGGCGGTCGGGATGCCGGGGCGCACCGAGAAGGCGGCGATGAGCTTCTTCACCTGCTTGTTCTCGGCCAGGATCTGGCCGCGGATCTCGCCCGGGCCCCCGAGCGAGTTGCACACCAACGTCAGGTTCTTCGTGCCCTTATCGCGCAGCGCGAGCAGCAGGCTCGAGGCGAAGCGATGGCCGACGCTGAAACCCGCAACCGCGATCGTGGCGCCGTCGGGAATGTCCGCAACCGCCTGTTCCGGTGATGCAACTACCTTATCCATGCTGGCTTCCTCCTGGCGCGAGCACGGCCGTGCCCTCGGGGGAACTTAGCAACCTCGGCTGGGCGCGTCAACGTCGGCCGCGCGTGGCGAAAGTGTTCGCATCTGCCCGAAGCGGCACTGCGTAAGGCGAATCCACTCAGACCCGCTTCATCACGCCGGCCAGATCTGCTTGCCCGTGAGATAGTCGTACAGGTTGGCGACGTTGCGCTTCATGACGCCAGGCGCCATGCCATCCTGACCGACGTCCATCGGATAGCGCTCGGTCAGGTCGGTCAGCTTTTCAATCGCCTCGTCCTTGGTCATGCCGCGGTCGATGGCGCTTTGCACGTAAGCCTTCCATTCCTGGATGAACGCGCCCTGCTCGGGCAGGTAGTCCTTGCCGCAGATCGGGCCGTGACCCGGCACGAAGACCTCCTCGTCGAGCTTGCGCAGCGATTCGAGCGAGTCGAGCCATAAATCCGGATTGGCCTCCTGCAGCCACGTGTGGCACTTGCAGAAGATGTTGTCGCTGGTGAAGGCGACGCCTTCCTCCTTGATGCAGATCGCGGTCTGGTAGGCGGTATGGCCCGGCATCGGGATCAGCTCGAAAGTATGGTTTCCCACGTGCAGCTTCATGCCGCGCTCGAAGGTGATCGCCGGCGCGTTCGGAACATAGCCCTTCAGCAATTCGGGCTCTTCCGGGCCGAAGGTTGCCACGCGCGCGACGTGTTCCGCCATGTCGGTCTCGTCGAGAATGCGCCGCCGGATGCCTTCGTGCGCGATGACCGGCGCAT
The DNA window shown above is from Betaproteobacteria bacterium and carries:
- a CDS encoding 3-oxoacid CoA-transferase subunit A → MDKVVASPEQAVADIPDGATIAVAGFSVGHRFASSLLLALRDKGTKNLTLVCNSLGGPGEIRGQILAENKQVKKLIAAFSVRPGIPTASEEQISAGTMEVELVPQGTLVERCRAGGSGIPAFYTPTSVGTLLTEGKEIREFGGKQYVLESGIQVDYALLRGYRADRVGNVQFRGGSLNFNPSFAKAARFAIVEVDEIVDTGTIAPELINLPGIFVSRVVKATVPMDTEALRRTPRRAPDTAKNYNGKPALTRAGIGKRAAGLVKEGSYVNLGTGIPTQVSNFLEGRDVILHAENGVLGYGKMVSGDDIDLDIYNASGQFVALNPGASFFDSVSSFEMARGGKIDSVILGAYEVDQYANVANWSTSDARHGGIGGAMDLISGAKQLIIVMEHCDSKGRPKLKRKCAYPLTGEGCVDYVVTDLALLHWVDGRFVLEEVAPGFTAQEVMALAEMDMVPAEKVGTMA
- a CDS encoding MBL fold metallo-hydrolase; protein product: MIVIASPRVVCFPHPLPLSRGERGADFRPSCPDVEEGEQIPEPASLPNRRGTDFRSRGEFPMKQLTRNLYVETEIRGCNHGFVTTSDGVVMIDSPHKPSDALKLKAAIAKHGPVRYILNTEPHGDHWTGNAFFDAPVIAHEGIRRRILDETDMAEHVARVATFGPEEPELLKGYVPNAPAITFERGMKLHVGNHTFELIPMPGHTAYQTAICIKEEGVAFTSDNIFCKCHTWLQEANPDLWLDSLESLRKLDEEVFVPGHGPICGKDYLPEQGAFIQEWKAYVQSAIDRGMTKDEAIEKLTDLTERYPMDVGQDGMAPGVMKRNVANLYDYLTGKQIWPA